In the Leptospira limi genome, one interval contains:
- a CDS encoding Mpo1 family 2-hydroxy fatty acid dioxygenase — MRFAKEMAFYSAYHQEKRNVWIHVLGVPTITFTLFVVLSRFSLFEYNGFSVTASLVFTLGVLGYYYTLDVFFAFIATLLFGGLFLAAEWITVQLPSQTAWTIFGIGQVVGWGSQFYGHFIFEKSRPALFDNLFQALVSAPLFVVADVFFELGYRSELKKAVEDELKQKGVWKDFSVHKTA, encoded by the coding sequence TTGAGATTTGCAAAAGAAATGGCATTTTATTCTGCCTACCATCAAGAAAAACGAAATGTTTGGATTCACGTTTTAGGAGTACCAACGATTACGTTTACTCTTTTTGTTGTACTCAGTCGATTTTCGTTATTTGAATACAATGGTTTTTCCGTAACTGCATCTCTCGTATTTACCTTGGGAGTTTTAGGGTATTATTATACCTTAGATGTATTTTTTGCATTCATCGCAACACTATTGTTCGGTGGATTATTTCTGGCTGCGGAATGGATCACCGTGCAACTCCCATCCCAAACCGCATGGACTATTTTTGGAATTGGGCAAGTCGTTGGTTGGGGATCCCAGTTTTATGGGCATTTTATCTTTGAGAAAAGTAGACCAGCACTTTTCGACAATTTATTCCAAGCACTTGTTTCTGCACCACTCTTTGTCGTGGCAGATGTGTTCTTCGAATTAGGATATCGATCTGAATTAAAAAAAGCAGTGGAAGATGAACTAAAACAAAAAGGCGTTTGGAAAGACTTTAGCGTCCACAAAACCGCATAA
- a CDS encoding helix-turn-helix transcriptional regulator translates to MAEKRKGSLFYFGERILLGTQGLVTEPHSHYAVSILVSKQLPFRLTTKENQIIETEGIIIPPNFFHRLEANHTEIVVIQLDPKSDEYKKIEMKDPYTLLKSETIQRIQSLSEPLFGSGLNCPKAKLIYEQILEELGSQKSNKSWDPRIDIALTKIKETLPNPINVAILSNETGISKDRFMHLFKENMGIPLRQYLLWQRLHIAARLLQNGENLTTASHAAGFSDQAHLSRTFKKMFGVKPSLFLGGSHLHQVCFCDMI, encoded by the coding sequence ATGGCTGAGAAGAGAAAGGGAAGTCTTTTTTATTTCGGAGAGAGGATTCTCCTTGGCACACAAGGCCTTGTCACCGAACCCCATTCTCATTATGCAGTTTCCATTCTTGTTTCCAAACAACTGCCATTTCGTTTGACCACAAAAGAGAATCAAATCATTGAAACAGAAGGAATCATCATCCCTCCTAATTTTTTTCACCGCTTAGAAGCAAATCATACGGAAATCGTAGTGATCCAATTGGATCCAAAATCGGATGAATACAAAAAGATTGAAATGAAGGACCCGTATACTCTGTTAAAATCCGAGACGATACAAAGAATCCAATCCTTATCCGAACCATTATTTGGCAGCGGTTTAAACTGTCCAAAAGCGAAATTGATTTATGAACAAATATTGGAAGAACTTGGTTCCCAAAAATCAAACAAATCTTGGGATCCAAGAATTGACATTGCCCTTACAAAAATTAAAGAAACACTTCCAAACCCAATCAATGTAGCGATTCTCTCAAACGAAACGGGAATCTCAAAAGATCGGTTTATGCATTTGTTCAAAGAAAATATGGGAATCCCACTTAGGCAGTATTTACTTTGGCAACGATTGCACATTGCCGCAAGGTTATTACAAAATGGAGAGAACCTAACAACTGCTTCACATGCAGCTGGTTTTAGTGACCAAGCCCATTTGTCTCGAACCTTTAAAAAGATGTTTGGTGTGAAACCCTCCCTGTTTCTTGGAGGGTCTCATTTACACCAAGTTTGTTTTTGTGATATGATTTAA
- a CDS encoding transglutaminase-like domain-containing protein has translation MKHWILGFLIVLTSGSLIATERGEVPFEWKQIGTKYEYDPNFSFPDAESVELFESLLRINSQLYFQTKNKDKEYHLYQYDLPSKKITPISWDKGRVLGWALCSDSIFVQTKQKIYVVSQDSFVIKNEFNIASKTNGWKDFVCVKDKMVRLEKDQLEVFDINSMEKVSELQLPMKSVQRIIKRNDSEILLISSFAGNTIQVFSLEEGTTTKEWKFPTNHRALFKMAVLSSDRFLIFDPITKIYGEWFLFDEHFFPIGDGLFIRSDEKAVRFSPIKSNLEYQLDLTSTSDITESNFHVILPKKDTYSQELREETFYSPSTFSLDDSGNRTLTVKVPPMQEGESKTITVYRGKLTRYKIHWKLGPELIVNREESESKHPNELRDDWFVKLEDPIVVSKRNELFQEKISIKELLMETSQYVSSIPYKSGKFESAPNVIQKNNGGCTEHSYVTMSLLRGKGIPARLVWNYLPTESSDEMSFNHKFVEVWVNGYGWIPMEPLSPPKSKPGVTYARHLVFAVLPTPTHPKISGGDRLVQLTKDQLSLGKKLKMKLTILKQGEGLQGEESLEIQPNQMRNRAIQSGEELVVP, from the coding sequence ATGAAACATTGGATTCTAGGTTTCCTAATTGTACTCACAAGTGGCTCACTCATAGCTACGGAACGCGGGGAAGTTCCGTTTGAATGGAAACAAATTGGTACAAAATACGAGTACGATCCTAATTTCAGTTTTCCTGATGCAGAGTCTGTCGAATTGTTTGAGTCCTTATTGCGGATCAATTCCCAACTTTATTTCCAAACCAAAAATAAAGATAAAGAATACCACCTTTACCAATATGATTTACCAAGTAAAAAAATAACACCCATCTCTTGGGATAAGGGTAGGGTTCTTGGTTGGGCTCTGTGTAGTGACAGCATTTTTGTTCAAACAAAACAAAAGATATATGTTGTGTCGCAAGATTCATTTGTGATCAAAAATGAGTTCAACATTGCAAGTAAAACCAATGGTTGGAAGGATTTTGTATGTGTTAAAGATAAAATGGTTCGGTTGGAAAAAGACCAATTAGAAGTTTTTGATATAAATTCTATGGAGAAAGTATCGGAACTTCAGTTACCAATGAAATCAGTTCAAAGGATCATCAAACGGAATGATTCCGAAATCCTTTTGATTTCTTCTTTTGCAGGGAATACCATCCAGGTGTTTTCTTTAGAGGAAGGTACAACAACAAAAGAATGGAAATTCCCAACTAACCATAGAGCTCTTTTTAAAATGGCTGTCCTTAGTTCTGATCGATTTTTAATTTTTGATCCAATTACCAAAATTTATGGGGAGTGGTTTTTGTTTGATGAACATTTTTTTCCCATTGGAGATGGACTCTTCATTCGTTCCGACGAAAAAGCAGTTCGGTTTTCACCCATCAAATCGAATCTCGAATACCAATTGGATTTAACATCAACTTCCGACATCACTGAATCCAATTTCCATGTAATCCTTCCGAAAAAAGATACATATTCCCAGGAGTTAAGAGAAGAAACCTTTTATTCACCGAGTACATTCAGTTTGGATGATTCAGGAAATCGTACTCTCACAGTGAAAGTCCCTCCTATGCAAGAAGGAGAGTCAAAAACCATAACTGTGTATCGAGGGAAACTCACTCGTTATAAAATCCATTGGAAACTTGGACCCGAGTTGATTGTCAATCGAGAAGAAAGTGAATCCAAACATCCAAACGAACTCAGAGATGATTGGTTTGTCAAACTTGAGGATCCGATTGTTGTCTCAAAACGAAATGAATTGTTCCAAGAAAAAATTTCAATCAAAGAACTACTGATGGAAACATCCCAATATGTTTCTTCAATCCCTTATAAATCAGGCAAGTTTGAATCAGCACCTAATGTAATCCAAAAAAACAATGGTGGTTGTACGGAACATTCCTATGTCACCATGTCATTGTTACGTGGAAAGGGTATTCCTGCTAGGTTAGTATGGAATTATTTACCAACTGAATCTTCTGATGAAATGAGTTTTAATCATAAATTCGTTGAGGTATGGGTGAATGGTTACGGCTGGATTCCGATGGAACCCCTTTCTCCTCCAAAATCAAAACCAGGTGTGACTTATGCGAGGCATTTGGTATTTGCAGTTTTACCAACTCCTACACATCCAAAAATTTCAGGAGGGGATCGTTTGGTGCAACTGACAAAAGACCAACTTTCCTTGGGAAAAAAACTCAAAATGAAACTCACCATTT